The genomic region GACGGGTGCCATGAGGAGAATTGTCTATTTAACTTTGGGTTGGCAAGTCCTTGCTTGTGTTGTGTTTGGTGTGCTCTGCCTGTTGTTTATATAGGGGCAAAATCATATATTGGATGGATGTCGCTCAATAGCTTCTTGTACTAATCTATCTCCTAAATTAATGTTGAGACATCTTGCTCCGTTGCTTCTTGCATTAATGACGGGCATGCTTTTGCAAGCATTAATTGTATTTATTAGATCCTATCTTCAAGTGAAATATAATGTCGATGCTCATATTAAATCGAAATCAAATCTTAGGTAAGGATTACATTCTCTAATGACACTACATTGGTATTGATATCATGATATCGTTTTAGGTAGCGGCTACATGATGTGTTCTATCCTGATGTAGTCTGTTTCTGTGATGCCCTTAGGCTGTTACTAGGGGTGCATGATCCTACAGTCGCTCTGGGGCTAAAGAAACTGGATCTATCGAAAATAAATACTTTTGCATTCTTCTAGATATAGAGGATGTGTGGTGGATCTACAAGTGAGTTTGGCAGAGCTAGAGTATGAAGCACCAGTATAGTACAACAAACTTATTGAGATTCGTTGTAAATAATCAGCACTCTCAGAATGAAGACATATATATGGGCACTACAGACGATTACAAAATACAAATCGAAACAATTGAAATCTCTTATGAAATTTATTTTGATTATCTCAATCAATTTGTGAAATCAGTATTTGAATGAGTCCAAAATATGTCCATATTTATCTTGTTTGAAAGGTCTTGTCATCGGGatttcaaatatatatatatatataattccaaaatTGAATTTTTGATTTAACATATATGAATATCACTAAGAAATAAAATGTAGCCTTTTGTATGTGATATAGAGGAGAGAGAACGGTAGAGCCATGCGTGCACCTTGCGTGCTCTCTAACAAAAATGTAGTGGGACCCACATGGTGATTATTAGTGTTAAACGGGATGTGATGTAGCCAATACATCAGGGTACTTTTGGTGTGGGACCCTGACAATGCGGATCTCGGCATGCTTGGATGGAGAATCCTTCTGCGGTAGGTACTTTCACCTTTAGAAATGATTTTAGGCAAGCAAATGTCTGTATTTCCACCCTTGCAACGACAATGGCGTGGCGTTGTCAAGCAGGCCAACACAAGGAGGACCATGGCCATTGCTTTACCGGTCCTTATGATAATGTCTTCTTTTGCCTTGCCATGGCATAGAAGAAGACATCACCATAAGGACCCGCACAAGAAGACACTGTCACAAGGACAAGGAAAGCAATGGCCATGGTTCTTCTTGTGATGCCCTGGTTGACGGGTGCCATGAGGAGAATTGTCTATTTAACTTTGGGTTGGCAAGTCCTTGCTTGTGTTGTGTTTGGTGTGCTCTGCCTGTTGTTTATATAGGGGCAAAATCATATATTGGATGGATGTCGCTCAATAGCTTCTTGTACTTATCTATCTCCTAAATTAATGTTGAGATATATTGCTCTGTTGCTTCTTGCATTAATGTCGGACATGCTTTTGTAAGCATTAATTATATTTATTGGATCTTATCTTCAAGTGAAACCTAATGCCGATGCTCATATGAAATCGAAATCAAATCTTAGGCAACGATTGAATCTTGCATTTACATTCTGTAATGGTATTGCATTGGTATCGATATCATGATATCGTTTTAGGTAGGTAGCGTCTACATGATGTGTTCTATCCTGATGTAGTCTGTTTCTATGGCGCCCTTAGGATGTTGCTAAGAGTGCATAATCCTACGGTCGCTTGGGGACTAAAGAAACTGGATCTATTGGAAAGAAATTAAACCCATTAAGCTATGCGTGAAgggcggccaaccagctatgcTACGTGGCGCAAGCTGGTTGGCCGCGGTGAAAAATCTTTCGAAATTTTTTTTAGATAGGTGGGAATTATTTTTtaatctatttttttatttttagatggaggtgaggaCCTTTGGTATTTTTTAAATGGAGGGTTAAGCAAAGTGGCGCTCGTTCTTAGGCTGCGGTGGTAATTTTTTTCTTGTTTATGAATGTGAGGATTTTTTTTGAGATGTTTTTTTAGACGAGGCGAGCACTCTATGTATTATTTTTAAATGAAAACATGCGCACAATTTTCTCTCAAGCGGCGCCACAGGGTGGCGGTCCCACCACTAGTAGATTTGCACTAGCAGGtagtgcgcggcggcacgccgcgccataAGGACTCCATAAGGACTGATAAGcaatttagttttttttgttgtaaTATTTGGTAAGTCGTCCCAAAATTTGGTTCGTGGTAGAGTAGTTCATACAAGAAAGGGTACATCTATTTGGTACATACATAGGTGATCTACATGTAGTGATAGTGGGTACTCAATGCAGAATTGCgaagctcttgttctcttcttATATCTATGATGTTGATCCTCCAGCCGGGTTTGTCTCTCTGATCTAGTGGTAGTGAAATAACCGCTGCTGGTCGAAATAGACATATCATCACCAGCCAACCTATCCAAGCCGATCCACGCAAGCATGCCTCTTCCTCTTTGCTAGGTGAGTAATCTAAAGAATAGCAATACATACAACATTGTAATTCAATAGAAATCAGGTTAAGAAGCAATATATTCATTCAAAAGCAGCAAACAGTACACTTGAAATATCAATGAAGCACACATGTGCAATACTATGGAACAACCTCATATTACCCGAAAGCGTTTGAAATTCTTTAATTGTTATACGCCTTCTAACATTATTTTCTTGAACAACCTTTCTACCTGTCCCAGCCATATCATACATGCAAAAAACATACTTCAGTACATAGGCTGCTATAGCCAAATTGGACACCAAGTGTCCAATAATCAGGACCAGAACATCATGACAGAGAAGAAATAGAACTTGGACCTAGTCAATATGATTATCTCAATCTGAGACGAATGCTCTCTCTCTTCAGATTTACTGAATGTGGTTAGTACTGAAAACAGAGACCAATCTCTAGCATAAATCATATTTTTAACGAAGCATGTAGGTGAATAAAATCCAAGCTGCTCCATGGAAATGAGTGGCTAACTCAATACACAAGTGGAGCTTGAATTTTAAGATAAAGAAGAAATGAATGAACTCAAAAATTTGGAATAAACCATTGAGAACTCAAGTGAATGATCTCACTTGAAGCATGGGCCTTGGCAATTcaacatgaacatgtcttctcTGCCTACCAAGAAACTGCAATGTTTCAATCATCTTCTTGTTGGCTACAAATTTTGCAAGACACTGGAAACATAGAAGCGAAGGGACGACAAATCATAGCAAATAACAAGGATATACATTGGTTGAAAGGGAAGCAAGGAAATGACATCTACTATGGCCCAGTTTTGGAGACCATTAATCAGTTAAGCAAATAGAAAAATATTGACATAGTATATATTGTAACAGGAGGACAATATATTATTCACAAAAAGAGCGCTTCTGCAAGCACAAGAGCCACTCCAATTTCCCAAGGAATTCAAAAGATTAACTTCTATCAAGGTGAACAGTTGTTGTGTTCTTTTAACCAATTCAATTAAAACACATTATGTGCAAGGCGGTACAACTCCTCTCCTCTAATTATAATATGGATATACTGCATAACAAAGGAAACCTTATTTAGAGCTACAACTACGAAATTAAAACTCCAATTGACCACTGAACCTTACAACATAGCCGTTAAGTATAGAGAGACACATAAAAACCTAGATCTGCTACAAAGATGGTTCTTGTACGATTAGCTAAATATATAGTACTATAAACGCTAAGTGCAACTGTGCCAGCCTTTATCTACCAATCACAAAAATACAAATGGCAATAGTAAATGATATTAAGGAATAGAATAGGTCAAGAGGACCATTTACCCTGAACCTTGCTGGCATGGCATAAATGCTATGAAACTGAATCACAAAAATACTTGAAGAGATAGCTGCAGAACTATGAAGAGCATAAAACCTCATGTGAATACGTTTGGAATATTAATCTTCTCTATCAAAATTTCCAGAGAAAATTAATAGCTGATTGTGAGGTCCAAATTCAGTTACATAACCAACAAATACTCTCAAATTAAATTCACAAAAGCACCAGCTTTGAACTACAGAGTAAATAGAAAAATCTACAAAAAAGAAGCTTTGTCAGTGCCACTATGAAAAACCTTATTTACATACTTCCTACCATTATATCAAGAATACAGGATGTGCCCTTGCACCCCCATGTTTTCTTCAGTCTTCACTGTCCGAGGTTTTTCAAGCACATTAATATTGGTACTGCCTGGAATGTTCACAAGCGATAGTCAGACGATTGGCAATGCTATATCTAAAAATTTATAGTACTGGAAAATCTTGCACAATGAAATGAACTCATAGAAACTGAGAGCAGATCCATTATCCTAATAACACCCATCATATGTCATTTGGGATCAATAAAATTTTCTTCTTGTTATGTTACTGGTTTGCAATTAAGAGTCTTCATTTTCACTTCTCTAAACGACTCATATTGGAATACCAGGCACAAATTTATTGTCTTGCATCCATGGCTCTAGAGTGCTTGCGTACAAACCAAATAAACATGTAAAAGCTAATGCTAGGAAAAGAAATCTGTAGACAAAATCTACTGAACTTGCAGAATTCATGTAAACTTATTTTCGAAATTCAGACAGAGCAGGCACCCACCAGCATACATGGCCACCATCTGCCCCGTCGATGCCTGCTCGCAGCGGCCGAGCGGGCACGCCGGCGGCCGCAGGCCACCGAGGCTCGCCATGAGCGTGAATATGACAAATGAGGCAAGGACTGCACGCACGCATGGCATGAAGTGGCCAGAGGAGCAGATGAACGCATGTGCAAACACTAAATATATAACTATTAAATCGATTAATTGTCAGTTCTTGCCACTTCGTCCACTGCAAAATTATGTGCTGCAAAATAAATCCCATATACTACAAAACAAACAACATGAGATCAACTTTTGCTTGACAGTAAGAAACAACAAATCATCAGATCAACCAAACTTATCTCAAATCAACAAATTTCACTGAAACCACATGGAAACCTTCCAATTTTCAGAAGAAATAGAAATCAAGAATAGAAGCTCGAACTTAGTCACATACTCACATCACTCATCCATCCCAGAAACTGTGTAGATCGAAGCCTTTAAACAGGAGTCTGTACCCAACTATGAAGCTCACCGCACGTCATTCAGAGAACACAAATTTGGATGAATAATATGGAGATTTGGCCTCACCGATGGGAGCGGTGTGTCATACGACTGGATGCCCGTGGTCACCCTCACATCGGGCCAGTCCATCTGACGTTGCTGTTCCCTTCCCTCGCGTGCATATTGGACCTTGTTGGCTGCCCACAGGGCGGATCTCAACACACAATACGGACCTGGCCGGCCATCGTACGGGCATCATAGCACCATGGGATGGCGACGGCGAGGCTCATCACAGTGGGCAGCAGTGAGGTCCATCTCCAacagctcccgccgccgccgccacgcctcctTTGGCCACTGCACCATCCCCGCTCCTCCCCTCATCCATCTTGCACCTATCAATCACTGAGGCGAGGAGACTGCGAGCTGGGGCGTGTAGACGCGTCGGCTACGGCGCTAGCCTAGCCGAGGCGACAACTCCCTCCGACGACGGCATGGGGAGGGCTCCGATGGTGAGGGTCACCGGCGGCCTCCACGGGCGCTTCCGGAAACAGGACAGGGGGGTGGAGATGGGGATGGAACGGGAGACACCGAGAGATGATCGAGCCCGTCGGGTGGACTTTTTTATATCCGCAAAGAGCGGCGGTGTCACGGGATTGGACTCGAGGCTTCGAGAGAGACAAGAAAAATATCTACAAAATCGCAGTGCAGGACACGTACAGCCCAGAAGGCCTGGGCAAAGTGCAAACCGCTTAAGAAACACACGTGAAAAACGCTACAGGCCCAAGATGAAATAAAAGATATGATCGAAGGTTCTACCATGCGTGACACTCGTCAAATCCACACGGTGGGATAGAAACGTGGCAAGCGAAGGCAACGAAACACTTTCATCACACGCGTAATTTTTACAGGCACCatgaaaaaaattctaaaaaaaccaGGAAAAAGAATCCCTTCCGGGCCTAGTCTTCTTAGTATTCTTCTAGTGTGTGGTGGATCTGCAGAGCTAGAGTGTGAACCAGTAGCACAATAGAACAAACTTATTGAGATTTGTTGTAAATAATCAGCACTCCAAACATATATATGGGCACTACACATGCTTACAAAATACAAATCGATCGATACATATATATACTAACTGAAAACAAAACAGGGCAACTTAAAAAAAACAGAGGGGAAAAAAGAGGCAATGGCACATTCTAATTCATCAAGCAGGGATCAAATGGTGAGGCCATCCGTCCACTGATTAGCAAACTAGCACCCGACGGTGAACCACCTCCGGCCGGCGCGCTCcgccttcctcttctcctcctcgcACGCGCACTTGGCCTCCTTCAGCTTCTTCACCTGCGGTCATTTCAGGTGACAAATATGTAATGGCGTCGGCCGATGGATGGATCGACGGAGCTCGTGTACGTACGTACCTTGGCTGGGTGGCTGGTCTTGTTGCGGTTGAGCTGGCGGGCGCCCCTCTGCAGGATCTGCGCGGCGCTCCAGCTCGCCCCGGCGCCGCCTCCCGCCGCGCGCGCGCGCATGGCGGGGTCGGGCAGCGGCGGCTCGGACCACGCGCAGTCCTCGGGCGGGCGCGGCACGGGCGTCGGGAGGCACGACGCGGCGGCAGCCTTGCCGCTCCCGGAGCCGTCGAGGTCGAGCTCGCAGCTGAGCTGCCTGATGCGCGACTCGAGCAGGTTGAGGCGGTCCATGAGCGTGCCCCTCACGTCGCGCGCGTCCTGCGGCTGGAGCGCCGACGGCATGGACTTGCTGTGCTGGTGCCGCGGCGCCGGACGCGCGCCGTCGCCCTCGGCGGCCGAGGACGGCCGCCGCTCCTCCTCTAGCTGCCTCAGCTGCCAGTCATTGCCAAGAACGCGTCAAGAACGGGGCCGCCGTCGCACAGGCGCACAATGGCAAATGTGTAAGTAACGTGATCGGTAAGCACGTACCCGTAGGTCGATCTGGTCGAGGCGGCCGAgcaggctgtcgggcggcggcggcgcggggagggcgCTGATGAGCACGCGGCGCTCGGATCCGACCAGCACCTCGGCGGCCATCGTCGACGTGCAGTACAGTAGTACAGTACCGACTACTGATGACCTCGCAGCAGCCAGGTGGAGTGGGGGAGATATAAAGGAGGAGGAAGCCATCGGGCATGCATGGTAGGAGGGGGGAGTGAAGATCGGCGGGGTGTGTGGACTGGCCGGGTcttctccttcctccgccgccttGATCTCATCTACCTTCCGCCTCACCGCCAGCCACCACTCAGCCTCCACGATCCGGGAATTCAGAGCGTGGAACGGTTCAGAGAAACGAAGCCTGCAAGGCACGGTAGCTGGGCCGGCTATCAAACCAGTGAACTGGGCTATGCTAGCTAGTTCGTCGATATTCAGTAAGcggccttttatttatttttcacttttcaatttaattttaaaATCTGTGAATGAGTTGGTAGCATTTTTTAACAAAATTTGTAAACATTGTTTCACAGTACAAGATGAACATTGTTTTAATATCCACGAAAATTCTTAAAATACATCAATACTttcagaatttgaaaatattttttaaaattcttgaAATCATTCTGAATTTTAGAATATTTGTTGAACTACTGAAATACACAACCATTTTCTAACtagtcaacattttttaaaattcttaATTTTTTTCTCAAAATAGACCAACACGTTTTACAATTTTAAAATAATTTATAGAATTCATGAACTTTAAAAATGGAAGAAAACCGATTAAACCATACATGAAGCTAAAAAACAGATGAACCGTACAAGGAAacccaaaaagaagaaaaaaatcccGAAAGGAACCATACCTGAAACGTTATCGGTATGCACATAAAAAGCTAGGTGGGTCCACCAGTTATCAGGGTGGTAGAAAGGATGAGACAGTATATTTTTTTAATGTTTCAAATAAACTAGCTAAACATCTTAATTTTAGGACCCTCCTAACTAGCGAATGTTAGCCAGGGAAGGTGGCACATGCAAACGATTTGATGACATTTATAGTTGTGAATTGTGATGAAGTCAGGGAGGTGACATTTTCTTTAGAAGACATGACAGTTTCTCCCCAAGAAGGCCATTTTCGTATAAAAACTAACATCGTTTGATCTTGTTTTACAACTAAAACTGCCATCAAAGATGGTTCGCTGTTACCCCCTTTACAGCGAATGTTCGCCAAGTACAATTATCGTAATTTTATGGGGCGTGTACGCATCGGTTGGAGGATCTTTTGAAAATATCCACCATCACGGCAGCCGTCCAATGACCAAG from Triticum aestivum cultivar Chinese Spring chromosome 4A, IWGSC CS RefSeq v2.1, whole genome shotgun sequence harbors:
- the LOC123083349 gene encoding uncharacterized protein yields the protein MASSSFISPPLHLAAARSSVVGTVLLYCTSTMAAEVLVGSERRVLISALPAPPPPDSLLGRLDQIDLRLRQLEEERRPSSAAEGDGARPAPRHQHSKSMPSALQPQDARDVRGTLMDRLNLLESRIRQLSCELDLDGSGSGKAAAASCLPTPVPRPPEDCAWSEPPLPDPAMRARAAGGGAGASWSAAQILQRGARQLNRNKTSHPAKVKKLKEAKCACEEEKRKAERAGRRWFTVGC